Proteins encoded within one genomic window of Granulicella pectinivorans:
- a CDS encoding trimeric intracellular cation channel family protein produces MALPVAPIHPQTLFSVLDFLGVAVASAGGALAARQHRKHTYDIVGALGLALASGLGGGIARDVLLQHGTPLSLMNVNYLYTALGGAVLALWLGEAIGDRAQRWMLWIDAASLGLFAVAGTSRADSFGLNWLPAVMLGITTAVGGGSLRDVLSGMTPRVFERGNFYAIAAFWAALVYLGMKRLGMPDLACVTAGVVGGFVLRMLSVVFDWKTAKLRD; encoded by the coding sequence ATCCGCAGACGTTGTTTTCGGTGCTCGACTTTCTGGGTGTCGCAGTGGCGAGCGCGGGCGGGGCGCTGGCGGCGAGGCAGCACAGGAAACATACGTACGATATTGTGGGGGCGCTTGGGCTTGCGCTGGCTTCGGGGCTGGGCGGCGGGATTGCGCGCGATGTGCTGCTGCAGCATGGAACACCGCTCTCGCTGATGAACGTGAACTATCTATACACGGCGCTGGGTGGGGCGGTGCTGGCGCTTTGGCTGGGTGAGGCGATCGGGGACCGGGCACAGCGGTGGATGCTCTGGATCGATGCGGCTTCGCTGGGGCTGTTTGCCGTGGCGGGGACGAGCCGGGCGGACTCGTTCGGGCTGAATTGGCTGCCGGCGGTGATGCTGGGGATTACGACAGCGGTTGGGGGTGGATCGCTGCGAGATGTGCTGAGCGGGATGACACCGCGGGTGTTTGAGCGGGGAAACTTCTATGCGATCGCGGCATTCTGGGCGGCGCTGGTCTATCTGGGGATGAAGAGGCTGGGGATGCCGGATCTGGCGTGCGTGACCGCGGGGGTGGTGGGCGGTTTTGTGCTGCGGATGCTGAGCGTGGTGTTTGACTGGAAGACGGCGAAGCTGCGGGATTAA